Part of the Paenibacillus kyungheensis genome, CATGCCCATATTCGCCATCGATTGTAACAATGCAGGATTAACGCCTTCAAGCGACTTCATCACTGCAGACATTTCGTAGGCTTTGGCATCGGCTTGTGCTTTGGAATTGGCAATCGATAGTTCTGTTAATTGCTGTTTCTTTTCTTCCATCATCGTATCGAATTGCAATTGTTCTTCTTTGATCTCATTCTTTTTCACACTTACCGAGCGTTCAGCATCTAATTGAGTTTCCCGAATTTGTTTTTTCTTGGTTTCTACTGCAATTTCGGTATTCAATTCATTTTCTTTGACCCGTCGTTCTTGTTCAATCGAGGCATTACGGCGTTCATATAGAGCATCATCGGCATTGCGTAGAATCTGCTCACGTGCTTGTGCTTCTAACGCCCTCATCGTTTCTTTATTAGGCAAAATCGCCAAAACAGAGAAGCCCATCAATTCGATGCCTAACTTTTCTAATTCAGCATTTTGCATAATTTCGCGTGTAATACTTTGAGCTAAACGTTCACTGGATTGAATCGCTTCTCGCAGTGGCATTTGCTCCAGATGTTTTTTAGTTAATACTTTGGCAATATTGATCACCCGTTGAGCCAGTTTGTTCGGATCATCTGAAATATATTGATTTTTGCGTAAATTATACGTGTAATTTAAGATTTGAGTGGTTTTTCGGTAATCCACAATCCGGTATGTCAATTGCCCTTGTACGGTTACAGTCTGATAATCATTCGTTATTTCTTCAAATATAAAAGGAACATCTATCGACGATACCGGTACTACGATCACAGAAGTAGTCGGTGCATAATAGCGGAAAGATAAGCCAACTCCTTCTTTTACTATTTTGCCATTTCTTACTTTCATCACATATTCACTGGGTTGAAATTTGACGAAGCGAAATCCAAACATAATCACTCTCTCCTTTGTTATTTCCTTTTTGTTAATAACAATATAGCACGCTATTTTGATATTTACAATATGATAATAACAATTTGTTAATTATTATTAGATTACGATCATTTCAAATCATGTTACACTAAACGTAAATATCGATATCTGGTGATATTGCTGTTATTAATGTTGTTACAGACATCCATCGGATGCTATGTATTAGAAAAGGAGTGCTGGCATGATATATCGTCCTCTTCAGCCGCCTAAGTTACAATCTCACTTACAGAATGATTATTATCATTATCAGGAATATGCTCCACAACCGGTATTGCAATCTACAGTAGCTTGTTACTGGTCGTCTACTTTTCAAGTATCTTCTACTACTCTGCCTCATACTTCTGCTTATCGTATTATTCCAGATGGATGTATAGATATTATTTTTGATCTGGATGCTATCTCTGTAACTCAAGGGGCTTTTGTCTCTTCATGGATGTCTACGTATGAAGTTTTTTATCCTAAAGAATCTATGAATTTCTTTGGTATCCGAATGTATATTCAATCTGTACAAGCGATTGTTGGGTATCCTATAGCTGATCTTCAGGGACAAATATTATTAGAGGAACTGTGGGGACATTCTGCAAGCACGTTTTGGGAGCAAGTGATAGGTGCAACAGATACTGCGATGCGGATCAATATTATCGAGCAATACTTACAACAAGCGCTATATACATATGATATTCACCCTCGCCCTGCTCATCCGTTACTAGCGCACAGCTTACAGTTAATGTATGCCTATAATGGACAGATAGATCTAGCGACACTTGCTCAACAAGTACATTACAGCGAACGAACTGTACGCCGTATTTTCCAGCAAGAATTCGGTATTCGTCCCAAAGAAATATTAGATATTATTCGCTTTCAGTCTATTTTGCAGATGATGTATCGCTATCCGCAGTATAGTCTTGGGGAATTAGCCATCTCTGGTGGTTATTATGACCAATCTCATTTTATTCATCATTTTCAGCGTTATTATGGTCTATCTCCAGGGCAATTATCTGTATAGGACGTTATCCAAGCTTAGTCTGATTCTGCACAATAGATATTTATCAAATATCCCCAAGGATATGACCGTTTTTTCCAATCTTTTTGCAGGAAGATCATTCATAATCAAACTAGATCAGAATCATCATGATGAACTGACAATAGAAGTGACTAAGAAAGGGTTGGATCAATCTATGAAATTAGCGATGAAGTATATTATTTTGTATATTCATGATGTAGAGCAGACGATGCATTTTTACAGAGATATTCTACAATTACCGGTCAAAATGCAAGTGGATACTTATGTGGAATTTGATACAGGCATGACTACATTGTCGTTTAACACACGCCAGTCTGTACGACAAGAGATTGGACTTGAAGTTGCAGAAGAGATCGCAACCTCCAGTACATTTGAAATTGGATTTGTCGTCGATGATGTAGTAGCAACGATAGAACAATTGCGTCAACAACAGGTAAAGATTGTCAAAGAACCTGTGGTTAAACCATGGGGACAGAC contains:
- a CDS encoding SPFH domain-containing protein; this encodes MFGFRFVKFQPSEYVMKVRNGKIVKEGVGLSFRYYAPTTSVIVVPVSSIDVPFIFEEITNDYQTVTVQGQLTYRIVDYRKTTQILNYTYNLRKNQYISDDPNKLAQRVINIAKVLTKKHLEQMPLREAIQSSERLAQSITREIMQNAELEKLGIELMGFSVLAILPNKETMRALEAQAREQILRNADDALYERRNASIEQERRVKENELNTEIAVETKKKQIRETQLDAERSVSVKKNEIKEEQLQFDTMMEEKKQQLTELSIANSKAQADAKAYEMSAVMKSLEGVNPALLQSMANMGMNPDKLIAIAFQGLAENAGRIGQLNITPDLLQGLLSESNNHQQQQGGRNI
- a CDS encoding helix-turn-helix transcriptional regulator gives rise to the protein MIYRPLQPPKLQSHLQNDYYHYQEYAPQPVLQSTVACYWSSTFQVSSTTLPHTSAYRIIPDGCIDIIFDLDAISVTQGAFVSSWMSTYEVFYPKESMNFFGIRMYIQSVQAIVGYPIADLQGQILLEELWGHSASTFWEQVIGATDTAMRINIIEQYLQQALYTYDIHPRPAHPLLAHSLQLMYAYNGQIDLATLAQQVHYSERTVRRIFQQEFGIRPKEILDIIRFQSILQMMYRYPQYSLGELAISGGYYDQSHFIHHFQRYYGLSPGQLSV
- a CDS encoding VOC family protein; translated protein: MKLAMKYIILYIHDVEQTMHFYRDILQLPVKMQVDTYVEFDTGMTTLSFNTRQSVRQEIGLEVAEEIATSSTFEIGFVVDDVVATIEQLRQQQVKIVKEPVVKPWGQTVAYIADPDGHFIEICSALE